CGGCCCGCCCTCCCGGTCCCACTCGTTGCAGCCCTTCGTCGGCAGGAGCAGCGTGACCGGAGCGGTTGCCAGGGCGAGCTTGCCGCACATTTCCCGAGCCATCCCGCGCCGCTGGTCAGGGGTCATCATGACGGAGGAAAGCAGGCGGTTGTGGGCATGGACCTCCTGACCCGCAACCCTGGGCGGCGGATCCTGCCAGCCGACGAAATCCACCAGGTCGTAGCAGCCCGGCGCGACGATCTGGGGCACGCCTGCCCGGCCGGCATTGGTCATCCGGTCCGCTCCGGCGCTGATTGCCGATCCCATCAGATGGTTGCCGACTTCCTGGGGCGCGAAATCCATGACGGCGGCAAAGGCGCGCTCCGCCGCGAGGCTTTCGAATGCCCGTCCACCCATGCCGGTCGCATGGAAGACCGCGACTTCGTAGCCGCGCGCTTCGAGCGCCGGTTTGAGGGCAACCATGTAGCGCAGGACTGTCTTGCCGAAGGACGTCATCCCGATGAGCGGCCGGCCGAGCTGCGGTTTCTCCACGGCCCGCGCGGCGCCGAGCACCGCTCCGGCAGCCTGACTGAGCGAGGCTTTGCAGACGGAATTGAGGCCATAGAGGCCGCCCGCCCACAGGATCATCTGGATATCCGCGGGAAGGCGCTCCGGCGGAATGAGAGGCGAGAAGGCAACCGTCGAGACGATGTATTTCGGCACGCCCAGGGGCAGCGCCGAACAGACATCGAGCGCAAGATCGGTTCCCATCGTGCCGCCGAGGACGAGCACCCCGTCGAACCGGCCTTCGCGGTGAAGACGTGCCGCCATGCCGGCCGCTCCCTTTGCCATGATCTGCATGGCAAGATTCTCGTCCTCGCCGTCGATGGCCTCGCGAATGGTGTGTCCGCCTTCCGCGGCGACGTCGTGTTTGGAAATGTCGGTCGGTTTCGTCGGATCGCCGAGGACGCTCACATCCATGGTGAGCACGCCGCCGCCCTGACTTCTTATGACGTTGCAGATGTAATTCAGCTCATCGTCCTTGGTATCATACGTTCCCACCACCAGAATGGTCCGGTCAGACATGTTCCCCTGCTCTCCTCCCGCAGACATCACAGCTTGATCCACGCCGTCTTGAGGTTGAGGTATTTTTCAAAAGCATGCAGCGATTTGTCGTGGCCGTTCCCCGACTGTTTCACGCCCCCGAGCGGCACGGTCAGGTCGGCCCCGCCATAGGTATTGACATGGACGACCCCGGCTCTGATCCGCCGCACCATGCGGTGGGCGCGCGAAAGATCCGCCGTCCATACGGCCGCGGCGAGCCCGTAATCGGTGCCGTTTGCAATCGCGACCGCCTCGTCCTCCGTGTCGAAGGGCAGCACGGCGAGCACCGGGCCGAAGACTTCTTCACGGGCGAGACGGTCGTCGGGGCCGACCCCGGTGACGATGGTCGGGGCCATGTAGTAGCCGCCCGTTTCCTGAAGGATGCGATCGCCGCCGGTGACGATCCTGCGCCCCCGGGCGCGGGCCTCCTCGACAAAGGCGAGGTTCTGTTCCAACTGGCGCTGCGAGTTGACCGCGCCGGCGGCCGTTGCCGGATCGAGTGGATCGCCGACCCTCAGGTCTTGCGCGTGTTCGGCAAGCTTTTCGACAAAGGCATCATGCAGACAGCGTTCCACCAGCAGCCGGGACCCGGCGACGCAGACCTGCCCGGAATTGCGGAAGATGCCATTTGCGGACACCTTGACGGCCTCGTCCAGGTTCGGCGTGTCCGCAAAGACGATATTGGGGGACTTGCCGCCAAGCTCCAGATAGACGCGCTTCAGGTTCGATTGCGCCGATGCTTCCAGCAGCCGCCGTCCGGTCGCGGCCGAACCGGTGAAAACCAGCACGTCGACATCCATCGACCGCGCTATGGCCTCCCCGACAACCGCGCCTTCCCCGGTCACCACGTTGAGAACCCCGGCCGGCAGCCCGGCCTCGAGTGCCAGTTCCGCGATCCGGATGAGCGTGAGAGATGCCGTTTCGGCGGGCTTCAGGACGACCGTACAGCCGGCGGCGAGAGCCGGCCCGAGTTTCCAGGCGCCGATCATCAGCGGGAAATTCCAGGGAACGATCGCGCCGACGACGCCCGCCGGCTCCCGGTGGACGAGACCCAGGTTGCCCGGCCCCGTCGGTGCGATCTCGCCGCCGATCTTGTCGACGGCCTCGGCGTAGAAGCGGATCGTGGCCGCCGCGGAGCCCGGCTCGGCCTTGAGCGCCATGCCGATCTCGGTGCCGTTGTCGCGCACTCCCAGAACGGCAAGCTCCAGCGCGTTGGCATCGATCAGCTCGGCCCATTTCAGGAGGATCTTCTTTCGCTCCGCCGGTGCGAGCTCCGACCAGCGGCCGTCGTCGAACGCCCGCCGCGCGGCCCCGATCGCGATTTCGGCATCTTCTCTCGTGCCCCTGGGGATGGTCGTCAGGATGCTGCCGTCGATGGGGGAAATCACATCCATCGCGCCGCCGCCGGATGCCTGACGGCGCTCGCCGTCGATGACATGGCTGCCGGGCGCAACCGGTGCGCGGCGAAGCGCCTCGACGCGGACTGGATCGAACATGGCGGTCACCTCATCTGTGAATCGTGAACATCGTGATCGTGGGAGAATTCCGGCTCTTTCAGGCGGCGCTCTTTCCACACGCCCCAGAAGTGGAAGACGATCAGCAGGACAATCGCCGTGGCGATCAGGGCCGAGATCGGCCGGTCGACGAAATCGAGCGGCGTTGTCACACGCGCCATGGCGGAGCGGAGTTTCACCTCCATGATGCCGCCGAGGACCATGCCCAGGATGATCGGCACGATCGGCAGGTTCTGTCGCTTGAGGATCAGGCCAAGGATGCCGAAACCGGCGGAAATGGCGCAGTCCGTCGCCGAATTGCGGAGCGAATAGACGCCGACGAAACTCAGGGTCAGCACCATGATACCGAGGAAGCGCGTCGGGATGCGGATGATCCGCACCAACAGGTTGGACGAGAACAGCACGAACACCACGACGATCACGTTCAGCAGGATCATCGCGATATAGAGCGCATAG
This sequence is a window from Roseibium salinum. Protein-coding genes within it:
- a CDS encoding aldehyde dehydrogenase; the encoded protein is MFDPVRVEALRRAPVAPGSHVIDGERRQASGGGAMDVISPIDGSILTTIPRGTREDAEIAIGAARRAFDDGRWSELAPAERKKILLKWAELIDANALELAVLGVRDNGTEIGMALKAEPGSAAATIRFYAEAVDKIGGEIAPTGPGNLGLVHREPAGVVGAIVPWNFPLMIGAWKLGPALAAGCTVVLKPAETASLTLIRIAELALEAGLPAGVLNVVTGEGAVVGEAIARSMDVDVLVFTGSAATGRRLLEASAQSNLKRVYLELGGKSPNIVFADTPNLDEAVKVSANGIFRNSGQVCVAGSRLLVERCLHDAFVEKLAEHAQDLRVGDPLDPATAAGAVNSQRQLEQNLAFVEEARARGRRIVTGGDRILQETGGYYMAPTIVTGVGPDDRLAREEVFGPVLAVLPFDTEDEAVAIANGTDYGLAAAVWTADLSRAHRMVRRIRAGVVHVNTYGGADLTVPLGGVKQSGNGHDKSLHAFEKYLNLKTAWIKL
- a CDS encoding Tm-1-like ATP-binding domain-containing protein, which produces MSDRTILVVGTYDTKDDELNYICNVIRSQGGGVLTMDVSVLGDPTKPTDISKHDVAAEGGHTIREAIDGEDENLAMQIMAKGAAGMAARLHREGRFDGVLVLGGTMGTDLALDVCSALPLGVPKYIVSTVAFSPLIPPERLPADIQMILWAGGLYGLNSVCKASLSQAAGAVLGAARAVEKPQLGRPLIGMTSFGKTVLRYMVALKPALEARGYEVAVFHATGMGGRAFESLAAERAFAAVMDFAPQEVGNHLMGSAISAGADRMTNAGRAGVPQIVAPGCYDLVDFVGWQDPPPRVAGQEVHAHNRLLSSVMMTPDQRRGMAREMCGKLALATAPVTLLLPTKGCNEWDREGGPLRSAEGLAAFVEEIRASCPSNVSLVEIDCHINDAAFAEAALKILDDWISSGSVRPGVIHA